One window of Agromyces rhizosphaerae genomic DNA carries:
- the rplD gene encoding 50S ribosomal protein L4, producing the protein MATSLDIVDVKGKKAGSIELPAELFDVQTNVPLIHQVVVAQLAAARQGTHKTKNRGEVSGAGRKPFKQKGTGRARQGSIRAPHMTGGGVVHGPTPRDYSQRTPKKMIAAALLGALSDRARGSRVHAVEGLFAGETPKTKAAIELLDSVAASKHVLVVLTRDDELSERAVRNIPTVHVLPFDQLNAYDVLVSDDIVFTKAALEGFIASKATKEEVSA; encoded by the coding sequence ATGGCTACCTCACTCGACATCGTCGACGTCAAGGGCAAGAAGGCCGGCTCGATCGAGCTGCCCGCCGAGCTCTTCGACGTGCAGACCAACGTCCCGCTGATCCACCAGGTCGTCGTCGCCCAGCTCGCCGCTGCGCGCCAGGGCACGCACAAGACCAAGAACCGCGGTGAGGTCTCCGGTGCCGGCCGCAAGCCCTTCAAGCAGAAGGGCACCGGTCGCGCCCGCCAGGGTTCGATCCGCGCGCCGCACATGACCGGCGGTGGCGTCGTCCACGGCCCGACCCCGCGCGACTACTCGCAGCGCACGCCCAAGAAGATGATCGCCGCAGCCCTGCTCGGCGCGCTCTCCGACCGTGCCCGCGGCAGCCGCGTGCACGCCGTCGAGGGCCTCTTCGCCGGCGAGACGCCGAAGACGAAGGCCGCGATCGAGCTGCTCGACTCCGTGGCAGCGTCGAAGCACGTCCTGGTGGTGCTCACCCGCGACGACGAGCTCAGCGAGCGCGCCGTCCGCAACATCCCGACCGTGCACGTGCTGCCGTTCGACCAGCTGAACGCCTACGACGTGCTCGTCTCCGACGACATCGTCTTCACCAAGGCCGCGCTCGAGGGCTTCATCGCCTCGAAGGCCACGAAGGAAGAGGTCTCCGCATGA
- the rplW gene encoding 50S ribosomal protein L23 produces MSAAWNKDPREIIIAPVVSEKSYNLIDEGKYTFIVDPRANKTEIKLAIEQIFKVEVAQVNTLNRQGKTRRTRFGMGKRKDTKRAIITLKSGSIDIFTAVG; encoded by the coding sequence ATGAGCGCCGCATGGAACAAGGACCCCCGCGAGATCATCATCGCGCCGGTGGTCTCCGAGAAGAGCTACAACCTGATCGACGAGGGCAAGTACACGTTCATCGTGGACCCCCGCGCCAACAAGACCGAGATCAAGCTCGCCATCGAGCAGATCTTCAAGGTCGAGGTCGCGCAGGTGAACACCCTCAACCGCCAGGGCAAGACCCGCCGCACCCGCTTCGGCATGGGCAAGCGCAAGGACACCAAGCGCGCCATCATCACGCTGAAGTCGGGCTCGATCGACATCTTCACGGCTGTCGGCTAA
- the rplP gene encoding 50S ribosomal protein L16, with protein sequence MLIPRRVKYRKQHHPGRRGQATGGTKVSFGEYGIQALTPAYVTNRQIESARIAVTRHIKRGGKVWINIYPDRPLTKKPAETRMGSGKGSPEWWVANVKPGRVMFEVSGVSEELAREALTRAIHKLPLKARIIKREEGDA encoded by the coding sequence ATGTTGATTCCCCGTCGAGTCAAGTACCGCAAGCAGCACCACCCGGGTCGCCGTGGCCAGGCCACCGGCGGCACCAAGGTGTCGTTCGGCGAGTACGGCATCCAGGCCCTGACGCCCGCCTACGTGACCAACCGCCAGATCGAGTCCGCTCGTATCGCGGTGACGCGTCACATCAAGCGCGGCGGCAAGGTGTGGATCAACATCTACCCCGACCGTCCGCTCACCAAGAAGCCGGCCGAGACCCGCATGGGTTCCGGTAAGGGTTCGCCCGAGTGGTGGGTCGCCAACGTCAAGCCGGGCCGTGTCATGTTCGAGGTCTCGGGTGTCTCCGAGGAACTCGCACGTGAGGCGCTGACCCGTGCAATCCACAAGCTGCCCCTGAAGGCACGCATCATCAAGCGCGAGGAGGGCGACGCATAA
- the rpsJ gene encoding 30S ribosomal protein S10 — translation MAGQKIRIRLKSYDHEVIDTSARKIVDTVTRAGATVVGPVPLPTEKNVVCVIRSPHKYKDSREHFEMRTHKRLIDIVDPTPKAVDSLMRLDLPADVNIEIKL, via the coding sequence ATGGCGGGACAGAAGATCCGCATTCGACTGAAGTCGTACGACCACGAGGTCATCGACACCTCGGCGCGCAAGATCGTCGACACGGTGACCCGCGCGGGTGCGACCGTGGTCGGCCCGGTGCCGCTCCCCACGGAGAAGAACGTGGTGTGCGTCATCCGCTCGCCCCACAAGTACAAGGACAGCCGCGAGCACTTCGAGATGCGCACCCACAAGCGCCTGATCGACATCGTCGACCCGACCCCCAAGGCGGTCGACTCGCTCATGCGCCTCGACCTTCCGGCCGACGTCAACATCGAGATCAAGCTCTGA
- the fusA gene encoding elongation factor G, translated as MAQDVLTDLNKVRNFGIMAHIDAGKTTTTERILFYTGITHKIGEVHDGAATMDWMAQEQERGITITSAATTCFWNNIQLNIIDTPGHVDFTVEVERNLRVLDGAVAVFDGKEGVEPQSETVWRQADKYNVPRICFVNKMDKLGADFYFTVDTIVSRLGAKPLVLQLPIGAENDFLGVIDLVEMRALVWPGDAKGDVTLGAKYEVQEIPADLKDKAEEYRQTLLETVAETDDALLEKYFGGEELTVAEIKGAIRKLTINSEIYPVLCGSAFKNRGVQPMLDAVVDYLPSPLDMPAIEAHDARDEETIIERHADADEPFAALAFKIMTHPFFGRLTYIRVYSGRLDSGGQVINTAKGKKERIGKIFQMHANKENPVDFLTAGHIYAVIGLKDTTTGDTLSDPSEQVVLESMTFPEPVIEVAIEPKTKADQEKLGTAIQKLAEEDPTFRTEHVAETGQTVIKGMGELHLDILVDRMKREFKVEANVGKPQVAYRETLKRKVEKHDYTHKKQTGGSGQFAKIQFAIEPLEVTADTTYEFENKVTGGRIPREYIPSVDAGFQDAMQYGILAGYPMVGVKATLLDGASHDVDSSEMAFKIAGSMGFKEAARKANPVLLEPLMAVEVRTPEEYMGDVIGDLNSRRGQIQSMEDASGVKVIRANVPLSEMFGYIGDLRSKTSGRAVYSMTFESYAEVPKAVADEIVQKNKGE; from the coding sequence GTGGCACAGGATGTGCTCACCGACCTGAACAAGGTCCGCAACTTCGGCATCATGGCCCACATCGATGCCGGCAAGACCACCACGACCGAGCGCATCCTGTTCTACACGGGCATCACGCACAAGATCGGCGAGGTGCACGACGGCGCCGCGACGATGGACTGGATGGCGCAGGAGCAGGAGCGCGGCATCACCATCACGTCGGCCGCGACGACGTGCTTCTGGAACAACATCCAGCTGAACATCATCGACACGCCCGGTCACGTCGACTTCACCGTCGAGGTGGAGCGCAACCTCCGCGTGCTCGACGGCGCGGTCGCCGTCTTCGACGGCAAGGAGGGCGTCGAGCCCCAGTCCGAGACCGTCTGGCGCCAGGCCGACAAGTACAACGTGCCGCGCATCTGCTTCGTCAACAAGATGGACAAGCTCGGTGCGGACTTCTACTTCACCGTCGACACCATCGTCAGCCGCCTGGGCGCGAAGCCGCTCGTGCTGCAGCTGCCGATCGGCGCCGAGAACGACTTCCTCGGCGTGATCGACCTGGTCGAGATGCGCGCCCTGGTGTGGCCCGGCGACGCGAAGGGCGACGTGACGCTCGGCGCGAAGTACGAGGTCCAGGAGATCCCGGCCGACCTCAAGGACAAGGCCGAGGAGTACCGCCAGACGCTGCTCGAGACCGTCGCCGAGACCGACGACGCGCTGCTCGAGAAGTACTTCGGCGGCGAGGAGCTCACGGTCGCCGAGATCAAGGGCGCGATCCGCAAGCTCACGATCAACAGCGAGATCTACCCGGTGCTCTGCGGCTCGGCGTTCAAGAACCGCGGCGTGCAGCCGATGCTCGACGCGGTCGTGGACTACCTGCCCTCGCCGCTGGACATGCCGGCGATCGAGGCGCACGACGCCCGCGACGAGGAGACCATCATCGAGCGTCACGCCGACGCCGACGAGCCCTTCGCCGCGCTCGCGTTCAAGATCATGACGCACCCGTTCTTCGGGCGCCTCACCTACATCCGCGTGTACTCGGGTCGCCTCGACTCGGGCGGCCAGGTCATCAACACGGCCAAGGGCAAGAAGGAGCGCATCGGGAAGATCTTCCAGATGCACGCCAACAAGGAGAACCCGGTCGACTTCCTGACCGCCGGCCACATCTACGCGGTCATCGGCCTGAAGGACACCACCACGGGCGACACCCTGTCCGACCCGAGCGAGCAGGTCGTGCTCGAGTCGATGACCTTCCCCGAGCCCGTGATCGAGGTGGCCATCGAGCCGAAGACCAAGGCCGACCAGGAGAAGCTCGGCACGGCGATCCAGAAGCTCGCCGAGGAGGACCCGACCTTCCGCACCGAGCACGTCGCGGAGACCGGCCAGACCGTCATCAAGGGCATGGGCGAGCTGCACCTCGACATCCTCGTCGACCGCATGAAGCGGGAGTTCAAGGTCGAGGCGAACGTCGGCAAGCCGCAGGTCGCGTACCGCGAGACCCTGAAGCGCAAGGTCGAGAAGCACGACTACACCCACAAGAAGCAGACGGGTGGTTCGGGCCAGTTCGCGAAGATCCAGTTCGCGATCGAGCCCCTCGAGGTCACGGCCGACACGACCTACGAGTTCGAGAACAAGGTCACCGGTGGTCGCATCCCGCGGGAGTACATCCCCTCGGTCGACGCCGGATTCCAGGACGCGATGCAGTACGGCATCCTCGCCGGATACCCCATGGTGGGCGTCAAGGCGACCCTGCTGGACGGTGCCTCGCACGACGTCGACTCCTCGGAGATGGCGTTCAAGATCGCCGGCTCGATGGGCTTCAAGGAAGCCGCTCGGAAGGCGAACCCGGTTCTGCTCGAGCCGCTGATGGCCGTCGAGGTGCGTACGCCCGAGGAGTACATGGGCGACGTCATCGGCGACCTGAACTCGCGCCGCGGGCAGATCCAGTCGATGGAGGACGCCAGTGGTGTGAAGGTGATTCGCGCCAACGTCCCGCTGTCGGAGATGTTCGGATACATCGGCGACCTGCGGTCGAAGACCTCGGGCCGTGCGGTGTACTCGATGACCTTCGAGAGCTACGCGGAGGTCCCGAAGGCGGTCGCCGACGAGATCGTCCAGAAGAACAAGGGCGAGTAG
- the rpsC gene encoding 30S ribosomal protein S3 — protein MGQKVNPYGFRLGVTTDHVSRWFSDSNKPGQRYSDYLAEDVRIRRLLQTSLDRAGVSRIEIERTRDRVRVDIHTARPGIVIGRRGAEAERIRADLEKLTGKQIQLNILEVKNPEADAQLVAQGIAEQLSARVAFRRAMRKGLQGAQRAGAKGVRIQVSGRLGGAEMSRSEFYREGRVPLHTLRANIDYGFYEAKTTFGRIGVKVWIYKGDITNKELAREQANQKSSRPERGDRRRAPKAQEPVAAGVEA, from the coding sequence ATGGGTCAGAAGGTAAACCCGTACGGCTTCCGTCTCGGCGTGACCACCGACCACGTGTCGCGTTGGTTCTCCGACTCGAACAAGCCCGGCCAGCGCTACTCGGACTACCTCGCAGAGGACGTCCGCATCCGTCGCCTGCTGCAGACCTCGCTCGACCGCGCGGGTGTCTCGCGCATCGAGATCGAGCGCACCCGTGACCGCGTCCGCGTCGACATCCACACCGCCCGCCCGGGCATCGTGATCGGTCGCCGAGGCGCCGAGGCCGAGCGCATCCGCGCCGACCTCGAGAAGCTCACCGGCAAGCAGATCCAGCTCAACATCCTCGAGGTGAAGAACCCCGAGGCCGACGCCCAGCTCGTCGCGCAGGGCATCGCCGAGCAGCTCTCCGCACGCGTGGCCTTCCGCCGCGCGATGCGCAAGGGCCTGCAGGGCGCGCAGCGCGCCGGCGCCAAGGGCGTCCGCATCCAGGTCTCCGGCCGCCTCGGCGGCGCCGAGATGAGCCGTTCGGAGTTCTACCGCGAGGGTCGCGTGCCGCTGCACACCCTCCGCGCGAACATCGACTACGGCTTCTACGAGGCGAAGACCACCTTCGGCCGCATCGGCGTGAAGGTCTGGATCTACAAGGGCGACATCACCAACAAGGAGCTCGCCCGCGAGCAGGCCAACCAGAAGTCGTCGCGCCCCGAGCGCGGAGACCGTCGTCGTGCGCCCAAGGCGCAGGAGCCGGTCGCAGCAGGAGTTGAGGCATAA
- the rplC gene encoding 50S ribosomal protein L3, giving the protein MSTTATKTVKGLLGTKLGMTQVWDDQNRVIPVTVIEIAPNVVTQLRTPEKDGYSAVQIAAGQIDPRKVLKPAAGHFEAAGVTPRRHLAEVRTADAADYSLGQELTVEETFEAGQLVDVVGTSKGKGFAGVMKRHNFKGVSASHGAHRNHRKPGSIGASSTPSRVFKGMRMAGRMGGERVTVLNLKVHSVDAEKGLLLVKGAVPGARGRLVFVRNAVKGA; this is encoded by the coding sequence ATGTCCACGACTGCTACCAAGACCGTCAAGGGTCTCCTGGGCACGAAGCTCGGCATGACCCAGGTGTGGGACGACCAGAACCGCGTCATCCCCGTGACCGTGATCGAGATCGCCCCCAACGTCGTCACCCAGCTCCGCACCCCCGAGAAGGACGGCTACAGCGCCGTCCAGATCGCCGCGGGCCAGATCGACCCCCGCAAGGTCCTCAAGCCGGCCGCCGGCCACTTCGAGGCCGCCGGGGTCACCCCGCGCCGCCACCTCGCCGAGGTGCGCACGGCTGACGCCGCCGACTACTCGCTGGGCCAGGAGCTCACCGTCGAGGAGACCTTCGAGGCCGGCCAGCTGGTCGACGTCGTCGGCACCTCGAAGGGCAAGGGCTTCGCCGGTGTCATGAAGCGCCACAACTTCAAGGGCGTGTCCGCTTCGCACGGTGCCCACCGCAACCACCGCAAGCCCGGTTCGATCGGCGCGTCCTCGACCCCGAGCCGCGTCTTCAAGGGCATGCGCATGGCCGGCCGCATGGGCGGCGAGCGCGTGACCGTGCTCAACCTCAAGGTGCACTCGGTCGACGCCGAGAAGGGCCTGCTGCTCGTCAAGGGCGCCGTCCCCGGTGCTCGTGGCCGCCTCGTTTTCGTCCGCAACGCAGTGAAGGGAGCGTAG
- the rpsS gene encoding 30S ribosomal protein S19, with protein MPRSLKKGPFVDEHLLRKVVTQNEAGSKNVIKTWSRRSMIVPAMLGHTIAVHDGRKHIPVFVTETMVGHKLGEFAPTRTFRGHVKDDKKGRRR; from the coding sequence ATGCCGCGCAGTCTCAAGAAGGGCCCCTTCGTCGACGAGCACCTGCTTCGCAAGGTCGTCACGCAGAACGAGGCCGGTTCCAAGAACGTCATCAAGACGTGGTCGCGTCGCTCGATGATCGTCCCCGCAATGCTGGGTCACACGATCGCCGTGCACGACGGCCGCAAGCACATCCCGGTGTTCGTCACCGAGACCATGGTGGGCCACAAGCTCGGCGAGTTCGCGCCCACCCGCACCTTCCGTGGACACGTGAAGGACGACAAGAAGGGCCGCCGCCGCTGA
- a CDS encoding acyltransferase family protein, which produces MSAARWRGLDGLRGVAVIAVVLFHAGLAPGGFLGVDVFFVLSGFLITRLLRNEYDRTGTIRLARFTARRLLRLYPALLAACTFVMTVALVTGRAVPELTRDVVVSLTYTSNLFAMQGGLLDHTWTLSLEEQFYLVWPALLLLALWSRAWWGWLPVVALIATILVLDLLPGAPPALHSYVRAMGLPLGCALAFAGPRTLAGIGRLAPIAAVGFVVAVFVPLPAALTTGWPISIGAVVAAPMVALLVSRTVPPAEWTPLRWFGLRSYSLYLWHLPIMSLALHHAPEGVPEWLRVVAGVAASLLVAEASYRWIEQPVLRLRDRRRPAPVPDPGPRRAEGADAE; this is translated from the coding sequence ATGTCGGCGGCACGATGGCGGGGACTCGACGGCCTCCGAGGCGTCGCGGTCATCGCCGTCGTGCTCTTCCACGCCGGGCTCGCGCCGGGCGGCTTCCTCGGCGTCGACGTGTTCTTCGTCCTGTCCGGCTTCCTCATCACGCGGCTGCTGCGCAACGAGTACGACCGCACCGGCACGATCCGCCTCGCGCGCTTCACCGCGCGCCGGCTCCTCCGGCTCTACCCCGCGCTGCTCGCGGCCTGCACGTTCGTGATGACCGTCGCGCTCGTCACCGGCCGTGCGGTGCCGGAGCTCACGCGCGACGTCGTGGTGTCGCTCACCTACACCTCGAACCTGTTCGCGATGCAGGGCGGTCTGCTCGACCACACCTGGACGCTGAGCCTCGAGGAGCAGTTCTACCTCGTCTGGCCCGCGCTGCTCCTGCTGGCCCTGTGGTCGCGCGCGTGGTGGGGGTGGCTGCCCGTGGTCGCGCTCATCGCGACGATCCTCGTGCTCGACCTGCTGCCGGGCGCGCCGCCCGCGCTGCACAGCTACGTGCGCGCGATGGGCTTGCCGCTCGGCTGCGCGCTCGCGTTCGCCGGCCCGCGCACCCTCGCCGGCATCGGGCGGCTGGCCCCGATCGCGGCCGTCGGATTCGTCGTGGCGGTCTTCGTCCCGCTCCCGGCCGCGCTCACCACCGGATGGCCGATCTCGATCGGGGCGGTCGTCGCCGCGCCGATGGTGGCCCTGCTCGTCTCGCGCACGGTTCCGCCGGCCGAGTGGACGCCCCTGCGCTGGTTCGGGCTCCGCTCGTACAGCCTCTACCTCTGGCACCTGCCGATCATGTCGCTCGCGCTGCACCACGCGCCCGAGGGCGTGCCCGAGTGGCTCCGGGTCGTCGCGGGCGTCGCGGCATCCCTGCTCGTGGCGGAGGCGTCGTACCGCTGGATCGAGCAGCCCGTGCTCCGGCTGCGCGACCGGCGTCGCCCGGCCCCGGTCCCCGACCCGGGACCGCGCCGTGCGGAGGGCGCCGACGCGGAGTGA
- the rplV gene encoding 50S ribosomal protein L22, whose amino-acid sequence MVESIARVRHIRVTPMKARRVVNMIRGKQAQEALAILKFAPQGASEPVYKLVASAIANARVKADASNTYLDEQDLYVSRAFVDEGVTLKRFQPRAQGRAFRINKRTSHITVVLATPEEGTK is encoded by the coding sequence ATGGTGGAGTCGATCGCACGCGTGCGTCACATCCGCGTGACCCCCATGAAGGCCCGCCGCGTCGTCAACATGATCCGCGGCAAGCAGGCACAGGAGGCCCTGGCCATCCTGAAGTTCGCGCCCCAGGGTGCGAGCGAGCCGGTGTACAAGCTCGTCGCCTCGGCCATCGCGAACGCTCGCGTCAAGGCCGATGCCTCGAACACCTACCTGGACGAGCAGGACCTCTACGTGTCGCGCGCCTTCGTCGACGAGGGTGTCACCCTCAAGCGATTCCAGCCGCGTGCCCAGGGTCGTGCGTTCCGCATCAACAAGCGCACCAGCCACATCACTGTTGTGCTCGCCACTCCCGAGGAGGGTACGAAGTAA
- a CDS encoding Mur ligase family protein — protein MTEIAPAPITLRPERTEAVALGDVADAVGAQVVPGAAEVRVTGVTFASGQVRPGDLYVGIRGAHAHGAQFAGQAAEAGAVALLTDAEGAALAGASALPVLVVPAPREVLGAAAAKVYDYVEGDPQLLGVTGTNGKTSTVHLLEGMLGALGEVAGLSSTAERRVAGEVVVAGLTTPESSDMHALIATMRERGVTAAAIEVSAQALTRHRIDGVRFQVAGFTNLSHDHLDDYASMEEYFDQKVALFQPDRAETGVVSLDTAWGAQVVERSGIPVQTITSRDDVDADWRVRTTAVSREGTRFALDGPDGAHLEAMIPAIGEHHAANAGLAIVMLVAGGRPFERVAAALAHDGAIPPIPGRTENVAAPGSPAIYVDFGHSADAFAKTLDAVRAVTSGKVIMVFGADGDRDKTKRHDMAAEAVRRSDILVVTDHHPRFEDAASIRRTLAEGALAARPDAELHVVSPPPRAIRLAVSLCEAEDSILWAGPGHQNYREIRGVKTAYSAREQARQALREQGWEAR, from the coding sequence TTGACCGAGATCGCCCCCGCGCCGATCACCCTGCGCCCGGAACGCACCGAGGCGGTCGCGCTCGGCGACGTCGCGGACGCGGTCGGTGCGCAGGTGGTGCCCGGGGCCGCTGAGGTGCGGGTCACCGGCGTCACCTTCGCATCGGGGCAAGTGCGCCCGGGCGACCTGTACGTGGGCATCCGCGGCGCGCACGCGCACGGCGCGCAGTTCGCGGGCCAGGCGGCCGAGGCGGGTGCCGTCGCGCTGCTGACGGATGCCGAGGGTGCGGCGCTGGCAGGGGCATCCGCCCTGCCCGTGCTGGTCGTGCCCGCACCGCGCGAGGTGCTCGGCGCCGCGGCCGCGAAGGTGTACGACTACGTCGAGGGCGACCCGCAGCTGCTCGGGGTGACCGGCACCAACGGCAAGACGAGCACCGTCCACCTCCTGGAGGGCATGCTCGGCGCGCTGGGCGAGGTGGCCGGGCTCAGCTCGACGGCCGAGCGCCGCGTCGCGGGCGAGGTCGTCGTCGCCGGGCTCACCACGCCCGAGTCCAGCGACATGCACGCGCTCATCGCCACGATGCGCGAGCGGGGCGTGACGGCCGCGGCGATCGAGGTCTCCGCGCAGGCGCTCACGCGGCACCGCATCGACGGGGTGCGCTTCCAGGTCGCCGGGTTCACCAACCTCAGCCACGACCACCTCGACGACTACGCGTCGATGGAGGAGTACTTCGACCAGAAGGTCGCGCTGTTCCAGCCCGACCGCGCGGAGACGGGCGTCGTCTCGCTGGACACGGCGTGGGGCGCGCAGGTCGTCGAGCGCTCGGGCATCCCGGTGCAGACCATCACCTCGCGCGACGACGTCGACGCCGACTGGCGTGTGCGCACGACGGCCGTGTCGCGCGAGGGCACGCGGTTCGCGCTGGACGGCCCCGACGGCGCGCACCTCGAGGCCATGATCCCGGCGATCGGGGAGCACCACGCGGCCAACGCGGGTCTCGCGATCGTCATGCTCGTCGCCGGCGGGCGCCCGTTCGAGCGGGTCGCCGCCGCGCTCGCCCACGACGGCGCCATCCCGCCGATCCCCGGTCGCACGGAGAACGTCGCGGCGCCCGGCTCGCCCGCGATCTACGTCGACTTCGGCCACAGCGCCGACGCGTTCGCGAAGACGCTGGACGCGGTCCGGGCGGTGACCTCGGGCAAGGTGATCATGGTGTTCGGCGCCGACGGCGACCGCGACAAGACGAAGCGCCACGACATGGCCGCCGAGGCGGTGCGGCGCAGCGACATCCTGGTGGTCACCGACCACCATCCGCGGTTCGAGGATGCCGCGTCCATCCGCCGCACGCTGGCCGAGGGTGCGCTCGCGGCGAGGCCCGACGCCGAGCTGCACGTGGTGTCGCCGCCGCCCCGGGCGATCCGCCTCGCCGTGTCGCTCTGCGAGGCCGAGGACTCCATCCTCTGGGCCGGCCCCGGTCACCAGAACTACCGCGAGATCCGCGGCGTCAAGACCGCGTACTCCGCCCGGGAGCAGGCACGCCAGGCGCTCCGCGAGCAGGGCTGGGAGGCCCGCTGA
- the rplB gene encoding 50S ribosomal protein L2, whose product MAIRKYKPTTPGRRGSSVADFAEITRSTPEKSLLKPLSKSGGRNNQGRITTRHIGGGHKRQYRVIDFRRNDKDGVPAKVAHIEYDPNRTARIALLHFVDGTKRYILAPSRLSQGDVVESGPSADIKPGNNLPLRNIPTGTVVHAIELRPGGGAKMARSAGASVRLVAKDGPYAQLRLPSGEIRNVDARCRATVGEVGNAEQSNINWGKAGRKRWKGVRPTVRGVAMNPIDHPHGGGEGKTSGGRHPVSPWGQAEGRTRRPNKESDKLIVRRRTVGKKRK is encoded by the coding sequence ATGGCTATTCGCAAGTACAAGCCCACGACCCCGGGTCGTCGCGGTTCGTCCGTCGCCGACTTCGCGGAGATCACCCGGTCGACGCCGGAGAAGTCGCTGCTGAAGCCCCTGTCCAAGTCGGGCGGGCGCAACAACCAGGGCCGGATCACCACCCGCCACATCGGCGGTGGCCACAAGCGCCAGTACCGCGTCATCGACTTCCGTCGCAACGACAAGGACGGCGTGCCCGCCAAGGTCGCGCACATCGAGTACGACCCGAACCGCACCGCGCGCATCGCGCTGCTGCACTTCGTCGACGGCACCAAGCGCTACATCCTGGCGCCGAGCCGCCTCTCGCAGGGCGACGTCGTCGAGTCGGGTCCCTCGGCCGACATCAAGCCGGGCAACAACCTGCCGCTGCGCAACATCCCGACCGGTACCGTCGTGCACGCCATCGAGCTCCGCCCCGGCGGCGGCGCCAAGATGGCCCGCTCGGCAGGCGCCTCGGTGCGCCTCGTCGCCAAGGACGGCCCCTACGCGCAGCTCCGCCTGCCGTCGGGCGAGATCCGCAACGTCGACGCGCGCTGCCGCGCGACCGTCGGCGAGGTCGGCAACGCCGAGCAGTCGAACATCAACTGGGGCAAGGCCGGCCGCAAGCGGTGGAAGGGCGTCCGCCCGACCGTCCGCGGTGTCGCCATGAACCCGATCGACCACCCGCACGGTGGTGGCGAGGGCAAGACCTCCGGTGGTCGCCACCCGGTCAGCCCCTGGGGTCAGGCCGAGGGCCGCACCCGTCGCCCCAACAAGGAGAGCGACAAGCTCATCGTCCGTCGTCGCACCGTCGGCAAGAAGCGCAAGTAG
- the tuf gene encoding elongation factor Tu: MAKAKFERTKPHVNIGTIGHVDHGKTTLTAAISKVLAEKYPSDVNVLRDFASIDSAPEERQRGITINISHVEYETPKRHYAHVDAPGHADYIKNMITGAAQMDGAILVVAATDGPMAQTREHVLLAKQVGVPYLLVALNKADMVDDEEILELVELEVRELLSSQGFPGDDAPVVRVSGLKALEGDEQWVNSVLELMEAVDDSIPDPVRDKDKPFLMPIEDVFTITGRGTVVTGRAERGTLKINSEVEIVGIRPTQKTTVTGIEMFHKQLDEAWAGENCGLLLRGLKREEVERGQVVVAPGSVTPHTEFEGTAYILSKDEGGRHNPFYANYRPQFYFRTTDVTGVITLPEGTEMVMPGDTTDMTVDLIQPIAMEEGLGFAIREGGRTVGAGTVTKIIK; this comes from the coding sequence GTGGCTAAGGCCAAGTTCGAGCGGACCAAGCCGCACGTCAACATCGGAACGATCGGTCACGTCGACCACGGCAAGACCACGCTCACCGCTGCGATCTCGAAGGTGCTCGCCGAGAAGTACCCGTCGGACGTCAACGTGCTGCGCGACTTCGCTTCGATCGACTCCGCTCCCGAGGAGCGCCAGCGCGGCATCACGATCAACATCTCGCACGTCGAGTACGAGACGCCGAAGCGCCACTACGCGCACGTCGACGCCCCGGGTCACGCCGACTACATCAAGAACATGATCACCGGTGCGGCCCAGATGGACGGCGCGATCCTCGTGGTCGCGGCGACCGACGGCCCCATGGCCCAGACGCGTGAGCACGTGCTGCTCGCCAAGCAGGTCGGCGTGCCCTACCTGCTCGTCGCGCTGAACAAGGCCGACATGGTCGACGACGAGGAGATCCTCGAGCTCGTCGAGCTCGAGGTGCGCGAGCTGCTCTCGAGCCAGGGCTTCCCGGGCGACGACGCTCCGGTCGTGCGCGTCTCGGGCCTCAAGGCCCTCGAGGGCGACGAGCAGTGGGTCAACTCGGTGCTCGAGCTCATGGAGGCCGTGGACGACTCGATCCCCGACCCCGTGCGCGACAAGGACAAGCCGTTCCTCATGCCGATCGAGGACGTCTTCACGATCACCGGTCGTGGAACCGTCGTCACCGGCCGTGCGGAGCGCGGCACCCTGAAGATCAACTCCGAGGTCGAGATCGTCGGCATCCGCCCGACGCAGAAGACCACGGTCACCGGTATCGAGATGTTCCACAAGCAGCTCGACGAGGCGTGGGCCGGCGAGAACTGCGGTCTCCTGCTCCGCGGTCTCAAGCGCGAGGAGGTCGAGCGCGGCCAGGTCGTCGTCGCTCCGGGTTCCGTCACGCCGCACACCGAGTTCGAGGGCACCGCGTACATCCTGTCCAAGGACGAGGGTGGCCGCCACAACCCGTTCTACGCGAACTACCGTCCGCAGTTCTACTTCCGCACCACCGACGTCACCGGCGTCATCACGCTGCCCGAGGGCACCGAGATGGTCATGCCCGGCGACACCACCGACATGACGGTCGACCTGATCCAGCCGATCGCCATGGAGGAGGGCCTCGGCTTCGCCATCCGTGAGGGTGGTCGCACCGTGGGTGCCGGTACGGTCACGAAGATCATCAAGTAG